From a single Porites lutea chromosome 10, jaPorLute2.1, whole genome shotgun sequence genomic region:
- the LOC140949549 gene encoding QRFP-like peptide receptor encodes MSTSNLSNVSSSEKDLDCRALYEPYVFKISLIVVYCMVLLVGLTGNALVITLVYKRKDLRKTINQLIANMAFSDLVFQLTFIPVELAKAAYGQWPIAEPAGSIVCKIQTFVVYASVCVSIQSLTWIALDRFIAVVFPMKVHLISSRFRVLAIASTWIVAVLCGSASSIDSKVVHKNGALDCTEKTTPISQYVGAACSFASLISITILYCTIAVTLRRKNKALPTSAVNGNVKRKRQAMKMSICVVAAFYLCFVPLIIIVLLSERALEISCLLLRVLRSFPGLMINLSSTANPIICVVFVENYRRGLREFCGSFLIKCSRRRQNIDSGAKGITLQSMRVLQNPNSD; translated from the coding sequence atGTCGACCAGCAACTTGAGCAACGTCTCATCAAGCGAAAAGGATTTGGATTGTCGAGCATTATATGAGCCATATGTGTTTAAAATAAGTTTGATAGTTGTCTACTGTATGGTCTTGTTGGTTGGCTTGACTGGAAACGCCCTTGTAATCACCTTGGTGTACAAGCGGAAAGACTTAAGAAAGACTATCAATCAGCTTATCGCGAACATGGCATTTTCTGACCTTGTCTTTCAGTTAACATTCATTCCAGTTGAGTTAGCAAAAGCAGCGTATGGTCAATGGCCGATAGCTGAACCGGCCGGATCAATCGTCTGCAAGATCCAGACTTTTGTTGTTTATGCCTCTGTTTGTGTTTCTATACAAAGCCTAACTTGGATTGCTTTAGACCGGTTTATAGCGGTAGTCTTTCCAATGAAAGTCCATCTGATTTCCTCCAGATTTCGCGTTTTGGCCATTGCTTCCACGTGGATCGTTGCCGTGTTGTGCGGGTCCGCATCTTCTATTGATTCTAAAGTCGTGCACAAAAATGGTGCACTTGACTGCACAGAGAAAACAACTCCAATTTCTCAATATGTCGGAGCCGCCTGTTCCTTTGCTTCGTTGATTTCCATAACAATTTTATACTGCACTATAGCGGTAACTCTacgaaggaaaaataaagcTCTCCCCACTTCCGCTGTAAATGGAAACGTTAAGAGAAAACGGCAAGCCATGAAAATGTCCATTTGCGTCGTGGCAgccttttatttatgttttgtcCCTCTCATTATTATTGTCTTGTTGTCAGAAAGAGCACTGGAAATTTCATGTTTGCTACTCAGAGTACTAAGGTCATTTCCTGGCCTGATGATCAACCTTTCAAGCACGGCAAATCCAATAATCTGTGTCGTCTTTGTCGAAAACTACCGGCGTGGCCTGAGGGAATTTTGTGGTTCGTTTCTTATCAAGTGCTCGAGGAGAAGACAAAACATTGACTCTGGTGCGAAAGGAATAACTCTTCAGAGTATGAGGGTCCTACAAAACCCTAATAGTGAttaa
- the LOC140949550 gene encoding QRFP-like peptide receptor, with product MSTSNLSNFSSSEKDLDCGALYEPYVFKLSLIVVYCMVLLVGLTRNALVITLVYKRKDLRKTINQLIANMAFSDFVFQLTSIPVELAKAAYGQWPIAELAGSIVCKIQSFVVHVSVYVSVQSLTWIALDRFIAVVFPMKVHLITSRFRVLAIASTWIVALLCGSASSFDSKVVHKNGALECREKTTAIFQYAGAAGSFASLISITILYGTIAVTLRRKNKALPTSVVNGNVQRKRQAMKMSICVVAAFYLCFIPVIIIVLLSGKVLERSCLLLRVLWPFTGLTINLSSSANPIICFIFVENYRRGLREFCGSFLMKCSKRRQNIDYVPKGITLQSIRVLQNSN from the coding sequence ATGTCGACCAGTAACTTGAGCAACTTCTCATCAAGCGAAAAGGATTTGGATTGTGGAGCATTATATGAGCCATATGTGTTCAAATTAAGTTTGATAGTTGTCTACTGTATGGTCTTGTTGGTTGGCTTGACTCGAAACGCCCTTGTAATCACTTTGGTGTACAAGCGGAAAGACTTAAGAAAGACGATAAATCAGCTTATCGCCAACATGGCATTTTCTGACTTTGTCTTTCAGCTGACATCCATTCCAGTTGAGTTGGCAAAAGCAGCGTATGGTCAATGGCCGATCGCTGAACTGGCCGGATCAATCGTCTGCAAGATCCAGAGTTTTGTTGTTCATGTCTCGGTCTATGTTTCTGTACAAAGCCTAACTTGGATTGCATTAGACCGGTTTATAGCGGTAGTCTTTCCAATGAAAGTCCATCTGATTACCTCTAGATTTCGCGTTTTGGCCATTGCTTCCACATGGATCGTTGCCCTTTTGTGCGGCTCCGCATCTTCTTTTGATTCTAAAGTTGTGCACAAAAATGGTGCACTTGAATGTAGAGAGAAAACAACTGCAATTTTTCAATATGCTGGAGCCGCCGGTTCCTTTGCTTCGTTGATTTCCATAACAATTTTATACGGTACCATAGCGGTAACTCTacgaaggaaaaataaagcGCTTCCGACTTCAGTTGTGAATGGAAACGTTCAGAGAAAACGGCAAGCCATGAAAATGTCTATTTGCGTCGTGGCAgccttttatttatgttttatccCTGTCATTATTATTGTCTTGTTGTCAGGAAAAGTATTGGAAAGATCATGTTTGTTACTCAGAGTACTATGGCCATTTACCGGCCTGACGATCAACCTATCAAGCTCAGCAAATCCAATAATCTGTTTCATCTTTGTCGAAAACTACCGGCGTGGCCTGAGAGAATTTTGTGGTTCGTTTCTTATGAAATGCTCGAAGAGAAGACAAAACATTGACTATGTTCCAAAAGGGATAACTCTTCAGAGTATAAGGGTCCTACAAAACtctaattaa
- the LOC140949551 gene encoding neuropeptide Y receptor type 2-like yields MSSSNLSTVSSSEKDLDCGGFYEPYVFKISLIVVYCMVLLVGLTGNALIITLVYKRKDLRKTINQLIANMALSDFVFQLTFIPVELVKAAYGQWPIAELAGSIVCKMQSFVISTSVYVSVQSLTWIALDRFIAVVFHMKVHLISYRFRVLAIASSWIVAVLCGSVFSIDSKVVHKNGALECTVKTTTISQYAVAAGSFGSLISMTVLYCTIAVTLRRKNEALPTAPVNGNVQRRRQAMKISICVVAAFYLCFIPVIIVFLSGKALERSCLLLRVLRPLPGLMINLSSTANPLICFIFVENYRRGLREFCGSFLIKCSKRKQNIDNGPKGITLHY; encoded by the coding sequence ATGTCGAGCAGCAACTTGAGCACCGTCTCATCAAGCGAAAAGGATTTGGATTGTGGGGGATTTTATGAGCCGTATGTGTTTAAAATAAGTTTGATCGTTGTCTACTGTATGGTCTTGTTGGTTGGCTTGACTGGAAACGCCCTTATAATCACCTTGGTGTACAAGCGGAAAGACTTAAGAAAGACTATAAATCAGCTTATCGCGAACATGGCACTTTCTGACTTTGTCTTTCAGTTAACATTCATTCCAGTTGAGTTGGTGAAAGCAGCGTATGGTCAATGGCCGATCGCTGAACTGGCCGGATCAATCGTCTGCAAGATGCAGAGCTTTGTTATTTCTACCTCTGTCTATGTTTCTGTTCAAAGCCTAACTTGGATTGCGTTAGACCGGTTTATAGCGGTAGTCTTTCATATGAAAGTCCATCTGATTTCCTACAGATTTCGCGTTTTGGCCATTGCTTCCTCATGGATCGTTGCCGTTTTGTGCGGCTCCGTATTTTCTATTGATTCTAAAGTCGTGCACAAAAATGGTGCACTTGAGTGCACAGTGAAAACAACTACAATTTCTCAATATGCTGTAGCCGCCGGTTCCTTTGGTTCGCTGATTTCCATGACAGTTTTGTACTGTACTATAGCGGTAACTCTACGAAGGAAAAATGAAGCGCTTCCCACTGCACCTGTGAATGGAAACGTTCAGAGAAGGCGGCAAGCCATGAAAATATCCATTTGCGTCGTGGCAgccttttatttatgttttatccCTGTCATTATTGTCTTTCTGTCAGGAAAGGCACTGGAAAGATCATGTTTGTTACTCCGAGTACTAAGGCCCCTACCTGGCCTGATGATCAACCTTTCAAGCACGGCAAATCCATTAATCTGTTTCATCTTTGTCGAAAACTACCGGCGTGGCCTGAGAGAATTTTGTGGTTCGTTTCTTATTAAATGCTcgaagagaaaacaaaacattgacAATGGTCCAAAAGGAATAACTCTTCACTATTAG
- the LOC140949552 gene encoding QRFP-like peptide receptor, which yields MSTSNLSNVSSSEKDLDCGALYEPYVFKISLIVVYCMVLLVGLTGNAFIITLVYKRKDLRKTINQLIANMAFSDFVFQLTFIPVELARAAYGQWPIAEPAGSIVCKIQSFVIYASFYVSVQSLTWIALDRFIAVVFPMKVHLISSRFRVLAIASTWIVALLCGSVSSIDFKLVHKNGALDYTEKTTTVSQYAGAACSFASLISVTILYCTIAVTLRRKNKALPIAPVGGNVQRKRQAVKMSICVVAAFYLCFIPVIIIVLLSERVLERSCLLLRVLRPLPLLLTNLSSTANPIICFVFVENYRRGLREFCGSFLIKCSKRRHHIDNGPKGMTLQSIKVTQNSNNN from the coding sequence atGTCGACCAGCAACTTGAGTAACGTCTCATCAAGCGAAAAGGATTTGGATTGTGGAGCATTATATGAGCCATATGTGTTCAAAATAAGTTTGATAGTTGTGTACTGTATGGTCTTGTTGGTTGGTTTGACTGGAAACGCCTTTATAATCACCTTGGTGTACAAGCGGAAAGACTTAAGAAAGACTATCAATCAGCTTATCGCCAACATGGCATTTTCTGACTTTGTCTTTCAGTTAACATTCATTCCAGTTGAGTTGGCAAGAGCAGCGTATGGTCAATGGCCGATCGCTGAACCGGCCGGATCAATCGTCTGCAAGATCCagagttttgttatttatgcCTCTTTCTATGTTTCTGTACAAAGCCTAACTTGGATTGCATTAGACCGGTTTATAGCAGTAGTCTTTCCAATGAAAGTCCATCTGATTTCCTCCAGATTTCGCGTTTTGGCCATTGCTTCCACGTGGATCGTTGCCCTTTTGTGCGGCTCTGTTTCTTCTATTGATTTTAAACTCGTTCACAAAAATGGTGCACTTGACTACACAGAGAAAACAACTACCGTTTCTCAATATGCTGGAGCCGCCTGTTCCTTTGCTTCGTTGATATCCGTAACAATTTTGTACTGTACTATAGCGGTAACTCTacgaaggaaaaataaagcGCTTCCCATTGCACCTGTGGGTGGAAACGTTCAGAGAAAACGGCAAGCTGTGAAAATGTCCATTTGCGTCGTGGCAgccttttatttatgttttatccCTGTCATTATTATTGTCTTGTTGTCAGAAAGAGTACTGGAAAGATCATGTTTGTTACTCCGAGTACTAAGGCCATTACCTCTCCTGTTGACCAACCTTTCAAGCACGGCGAATCCAATAATCTGTTTCGTCTTTGTCGAAAACTACCGGCGTGGCCTGAGAGAATTTTGTGGTTCGTTTCTTATTAAATGCTCGAAGAGAAGACATCACATTGACAATGGTCCAAAAGGAATGACTCTTCAGAGTATAAAGGTCACACAAAACtctaataataattaa
- the LOC140949555 gene encoding neuropeptide Y receptor type 2-like, with amino-acid sequence MSTSNLSNLSSSEKDLDCGALYEPYVFKISLIIVYCTVLLVGSTGNALIITLVYKKKDLRKTINQLIANMAFSDFVFQLTFIPVELAKAAYGQWPIAEPAGSIVCKIQSFVISTSVYVSVQSLSWIALDRFIAVVFPMKVHLISSRFRVLAIASSWIVALLCGSASSVHLKVVHKNGPLVCTEETTPNSQYAGATGSFASLISVTILCCTIAVTLQRKNKALPTSTVNGNIQRKRQAMKMSICIVAAFYLCFIPVIYCCLVFRKSTGKIMFFTQSTKAINWPDDQPIKLSKSNDLFHLCRKLPAWPERILWFVSY; translated from the coding sequence ATGTCGACCAGCAACTTGAGCAACCTCTCATCAAGCGAAAAGGATTTGGATTGTGGAGCATTATATGAGCCATATGTGTTTAAAATAAGTTTGATAATTGTCTACTGTACGGTCTTGTTAGTTGGCTCGACTGGAAACGCCCTTATAATCACCTTGGTGTACAAGAAGAAAGACTTAAGAAAGACTATAAATCAGCTTATCGCGAACATGGCATTTTCTGACTTTGTCTTTCAGTTAACATTCATTCCAGTCGAGTTGGCAAAGGCAGCGTATGGTCAATGGCCAATCGCTGAACCGGCCGGATCAATCGTCTGCAAGATCCAGAGTTTTGTTATTTCTACCTCTGTCTATGTTTCTGTACAAAGCCTATCTTGGATTGCATTAGACCGGTTTATAGCAGTAGTCTTTCCAATGAAAGTGCACCTGATTTCCTCCAGATTTCGCGTTTTGGCCATTGCTTCCTCGTGGATCGTTGCCCTTTTGTGCGGCTCTGCATCTTCTGTTCATTTGAAAGTCGTACACAAAAATGGTCCACTTGTCTGCACAGAGGAAACAACTCCAAATTCTCAATATGCTGGAGCCACTGGTTCCTTTGCTTCGTTGATTTCCGTAACAATTTTATGCTGCACTATAGCGGTAACtctacaaaggaaaaataaagcgCTCCCTACTTCAACTGTGAATGGAAACATTCAAAGAAAACGGCAAGCCATGAAAATGTCCATTTGCATCGTGGCAgccttttatttatgttttatccCTGTCATTTATTGTTGTCTTGTTTTCAGAAAGAGTACTGGAAAGATCATGTTTTTTACTCAGAGTACTAAGGCCATTAACTGGCCTGATGACCAACCTATCAAGCTCAGCAAATCCAATGATCTGTTTCATCTTTGTCGAAAACTACCGGCGTGGCCTGAGAGAATTTTGTGGTTCGTTTCTTATTAA